In a single window of the Raphanus sativus cultivar WK10039 chromosome 9, ASM80110v3, whole genome shotgun sequence genome:
- the LOC130499654 gene encoding uncharacterized protein LOC130499654 codes for MEDQQGQQQQQQQQQFQQPLVVYPSTSSSTPSSYAPPSSSGSSGSFGTAFIVIAAILILAALACVFGRLCNRGPKEHKNKNKASKHEKPSSKKSREIRPVEREPRERGDDLEFGFDIKRPGPTSKPSGPMSKPSGRNGGDIEFGFDNKRGGGGGKKGPLPFIKHGVRFQ; via the coding sequence atggaaGATCAACAAggacaacaacagcaacaacaacaacaacagttcCAGCAACCTCTGGTTGTGTATCCATCTACTTCTTCTTCAACACCTTCCTCTTATGCGCCACCTTCGTCATCTGGTTCAAGTGGCTCATTCGGTACAGCTTTCATAGTTATAGCTGCGATCCTTATCTTAGCAGCACTGGCTTGTGTTTTTGGAAGGCTATGCAACCGCGGTCCCAAAGAACACAAAAACAAGAACAAAGCATCAAAGCATGAGAAGCCGTCGTCAAAGAAGAGCCGTGAGATCAGACCTGTGGAGCGTGAGCCAAGAGAGAGAGGTGATGATTTGGAGTTTGGGTTTGATATAAAGCGTCCTGGTCCAACGAGCAAACCTTCTGGCCCTATGAGCAAACCATCTGGTCGAAACGGTGGAGACATTGAGTTTGGGTTTGATAAcaagagaggaggaggaggaggaaagaAAGGACCACTTCCGTTTATTAAACATGGAGTAAGGTTCCAGTGA
- the LOC108828418 gene encoding uncharacterized protein LOC108828418, with amino-acid sequence MGKASVNNSGSDTKRNVVSSVFDPAFSKFVGLSQKLHARVKSQLKNLTADKHGIGSSWRQDNEISYNSIQIDLEKQLDSWRGNTSWTDQPPVIKVSIPKGSLCNLKAEVDVGLPPDAVYNIVIDPDNRRVFKNIKEVLSRKVVVDEGLRQVVEVEQAALWRFLWWSGTISVHVLVDQNRADHSMRFKQVKSGFMKRFEGNWKVKPLFVDEHMCDRLKPKTLEEYDQCTGGKGRVGSKVTLDQLIQPAIVPPPPISWYLRGITAKTTEMLIHDLLAETAKIRKRLAAGETDDSQSLDEQLTVNPGDIKERWAAHRRTSRRRRNNIC; translated from the exons ATGGGAAAGGCTAGTGTTAACAATAGTGGTTCAGACACCAAGAGAAATGTGGTCTCAAGTGTGTTTGATCCTGCATTCTCTAAATTCGTTGGGCTCTCTCAGAAGCTCCATGCCCGTGTTAAG TCCCAGCTGAAGAATTTGACGGCTGATAAGCATGGGATTGGTTCTTCTTGGAGGCAAGATAATGAAATTTCATATAACTCCATACAAATTGACCTGGAGAAACAGTTAGATAGTTGGAGAGGAAACACTTCGTGGACTGATCAACCCCCAGTCATTAAG GTGAGTATTCCAAAAGGGTCGCTTTGCAATCTCAAAGCCGAGGTGGACGTTGGTTTACCCCCTGACGCAGTCTATAACATTGTGATTGACCCTGACAATAGAAGGGTCTTCAAGAATATCAAG GAGGTTCTGTCCCGGAaagtagtggtagatgaaggatTAAGGCAAGTGGTGGAAGTGGAACAAGCAGCATTGTGGAGATTTCTCTGGTGGTCTGGAACAATCTCAGTTCATGTCCTGGTGGATCAGAACCGAGCAGACCACTCT ATGAGATTCAAGCAAGTGAAGAGCGGGTTCATGAAGAGATTCGAAGGAAACTGGAAAGTAAAGCCTTTGTTTGTGGACGAGCATATGTGCGATCGTCTGAAACCGAAAACACTGGAGGAGTATGACCAGTGCACTGGAGGTAAAGGGAGGGTCGGTTCAAAGGTGACGCTTGACCAGCTTATACAGCCGGCGATCGTTCCACCACCTCCCATTTCTTGGTACCTGAGAGGCATCACAGCCAAGACAACAGAGATGCTCATCCATGACTTGTTGGCTGAGACCGCTAAGATCCGCAAGCGTTTGGCAGCCGGAGAGACGGATGATAGTCAGTCGCTGGATGAGCAACTCACTGTGAATCCCGGAGATATAAAAGAAAGATGGGCTGCACACAGAAGAACATCAAGGAGACGGCGAAACAATATTTGCTGA
- the LOC108828419 gene encoding ADP-ribosylation factor 2-B translates to MGLSFAKLFSRLFAKKEMRILMVGLDAAGKTTILYKLKLGEIVTTIPTIGFNVETVEYKNISFTVWDVGGQDKIRPLWRHYFQNTQGLIFVVDSNDRDRVVEARDELHRMLNEDELRDAVLLVFANKQDLPNAMNAAEITDKLGLHSLRQRHWYIQSTCATSGEGLYEGLDWLSNNIAGKA, encoded by the exons ATGGGGTTGAGTTTCGCGAAGCTGTTCAGCAGGCTCTTTGCCAAGAAAGAGATGAGGATTCTGATGGTTGGTCTCGATGCTGCTGGTAAGACCACCATTCTCTACAAGCTCAAGCTCGGTGAGATTGTCACCACCATCCCCACTATTG GTTTCAATGTGGAAACTGTGGAGTACAAGAACATCAGTTTCACTGTGTGGGATGTCGGGGGTCAGGACAAG ATCCGTCCTTTGTGGAGGCACTACTTCCAGAACACTCAGGGTCTGATCTTTGTCGTCGACAGCAACGACAGAGACAGAGTTGTTGAAGCTAGAGATGAACTTCACAGGATGCTCAATGAG GATGAGCTGCGTGATGCTGTGTTGCTTGTGTTTGCCAACAAGCAAGATCTTCCAAATGCCATGAATGCAGCTGAAATCACAGATAAGCTTGGCCTTCACTCCCTGCGTCAGCGTCACTg GTACATTCAGAGCACATGCGCCACTTCAGGTGAAGGACTCTACGAAGGTCTTGACTGGCTGTCCAACAACATCGCTGGCAAG GCTTAA
- the LOC108828286 gene encoding PH, RCC1 and FYVE domains-containing protein 1 codes for MADLVSYGSFERDIEQALIALKKGAQLLKYGRKGKPKFCPFRLSNDETSLIWISNGGEKRLKLSTVSKIVPGQRTAVFQRYLRPDKDYLSFSLIYSNRKRTLDVICKDKVEAEVWIAGLKALISGQGGRAKIDGWSDGLSIADSRDLTLGSPTNSSVCASRDFNSVDTTPYTSTTFSKSIRTENSVSSERSHVAPSGSPNMSVRGPSTDVFRVSVSSAQSTSSHGSGPEDRDALGDVYLWGEVPSGNSNNNVRADKNNAGCVVGSKSNVLVPKPLESNVVLDVHQISCGVKHAALVSRQGEVFTWGEESGGRLGHGMGKDVTGGPPQLIESLAVSSVDFVACGEFHTCAVTMSGEIYTWGDGTHNAGLLGHGTDVSHWIPKRVSGPLEGLRIASVSCGPWHTALITSTGHLFTFGDGTFGVLGHGDRETVFYPREVKSLSGLKTVAVACGVWHSAAVVEVIVTTATQSSSSSSGKLFTWGDGDKGRLGHGDKESRLKPTCVSALIDYDFHKAACGHSLTVGLTTSGRVFTMGSTVYGQLGNPNPTGDGKLPCLVEGRLSNDCVEEVACGAYHVAVLTSRNEVFTWGRGANGRLGHGDVEDRNAPTLVEALRDRHVKYIACGDNFTAAICLHKWASGAEQTQCSACKQAFGFTKKSHNCYNCGLVHCHSCSSKKSLKASLAPNPGKPYRVCDSCYSKLSKASEGSVMPRLSGENKDRLDKAELRLARSGIPSSKIDLIKQLDSRAARQGGGRKGGETFSLVRTSQTPLSQLRDALSNVADLRRVPPKPAVTPSGGNSRSVSPFSRRTSPTRSVTPIPSMGGLGFSASSVTESLKKTNELLNQEVVKLRAQAESLRQRCEVQELEVQKSVKKAQEAMKLASEETAKSEAAKEVIKSLTTQLKDIVKLLPPGAHEAEITRTTNLLNGFHFANAKGQQRSSRSDSTSDTSSLASPLTPPPSRSMNGLWRSSQSPRNTDASTGRDELQSDGVRHSNGFSEDGDTRRNSRSSVATSNASQVEAEWIEQYEPGVYITLLALGDGTRDLKRVRFSRRRFKEQQAEAWWTENRERVYEKYTIRGTDRPSVQSQFQT; via the exons ATGGCTGATCTCGTGAGCTACGGTAGTTTCGAGCGCGACATCGAACAG GCTCTGATTGCGTTGAAGAAAGGTGCTCAGCTCTTGAAGTATGGTCGGAAAGGAAAGCCTAAGTTCTGTCCCTTTAGACTCTCCAAT GATGAGACCTCTTTGATATGGATCTCAAACGGTGGAGAAAAACGTTTGAAGTTATCTACTGTATCTAAGATTGTTCCTGGCCAAAGAACT GCTGTTTTCCAACGTTACCTTCGCCCTGACAAGGACTATTTATCTTTCTCTCTCATTTACTCCAATAGGAAGCGGACTCTTGACGTG ATTTGCAAGGACAAAGTTGAGGCTGAGGTGTGGATAGCTGGCCTTAAAGCTCTGATATCTGGTCAGGGCGGCCGCGCCAAAATCGACGGCTGGAGCGACGGCCTCTCCATTGCT gatAGCAGAGACTTGACATTAGGCAGTCCTACAAACAGCTCGGTTTGTGCCTCACGAGATTTCAACAGCGTTGACACTACTCCTTACACTTCAACCACTTTCTCAAAGTCCATCCGAACCGAGAACTCCGTCAGTTCCGAGAGGTCACATGTGGCACCATCAGGTAGTCCCAACATGTCAGTACGAGGACCTTCAACAGACGTGTTCCGCGTTAGTGTCTCTAGTGCTCAGAGCACCTCAAGCCACGGTTCTGGTCCGGAGGATCGTGATGCTCTAGGTGATGTCTATCTCTGGGGTGAAGTTCCATCTggtaatagtaataataatgtCAGGGCTGATAAGAATAATGCTGGTTGCGTTGTTGGTTCGAAGTCTAACGTTCTGGTTCCAAAGCCGTTAGAGTCCAACGTGGTTCTCGATGTCCATCAGATATCGTGCGGTGTCAAGCACGCTGCTCTAGTGTCTAGGCAAGGCGAGGTGTTCACGTGGGGAGAAGAGTCAGGAGGACGTCTCGGCCACGGGATGGGGAAAGACGTTACCGGGGGACCACCGCAGCTCATCGAGTCTCTAGCAGTTTCTAGCGTTGACTTCGTCGCGTGCGGTGAGTTCCACACGTGCGCTGTCACGATGTCCGGAGAGATTTACACGTGGGGAGATGGAACACACAACGCGGGGCTTCTAGGGCACGGGACGGACGTGAGTCACTGGATACCTAAGAGAGTATCAGGTCCTCTCGAAGGTCTTAGAATAGCTTCTGTGTCGTGCGGACCGTGGCACACTGCTTTGATAACGTCCACGGGACATCTCTTCACTTTTGGAGATGGTACGTTTGGTGTTTTAGGACACGGTGATAGAGAGACTGTGTTTTACCCGAGGGAAGTCAAGTCTCTGTCTGGTTTGAAGACTGTTGCTGTGGCATGTGGTGTGTGGCATTCTGCTGCGGTGGTGGAAGTCATTGTGACGACGGCGACTCAGTCGAGTTCGTCGTCATCAGGGAAGCTGTTCACGTGGGGTGATGGTGACAAGGGCCGTCTCGGTCACGGAGATAAAGAGTCTAGGCTCAAACCTACATGCGTGTCAGCTCTCATCGACTATGATTTTCACAAAGCTGCGTGTGGACATAGCTTAACGGTTGGGTTAACCACATCAGGGAGAGTGTTCACCATGGGGAGTACTGTCTACGGTCAGCTAGGGAACCCTAACCCCACTGGTGACGGGAAGCTTCCTTGCTTAGTAGAGGGAAGACTGAGCAACGACTGCGTCGAAGAAGTAGCTTGCGGAGCTTATCATGTAGCGGTGCTAACATCTCGGAACGAGGTGTTCACGTGGGGGAGAGGTGCTAACGGGAGACTAGGACACGGTGACGTGGAGGACCGTAACGCGCCGACTCTCGTAGAGGCGCTGAGAGACAGACATGTCAAGTACATTGCGTGCGGTGATAACTTCACGGCGGCGATATGTCTTCATAAGTGGGCTTCTGGTGCCGAGCAGACTCAGTGTTCGGCTTGTAAGCAGGCGTTCGGGTTCACCAAGAAGAGCCACAACTGTTACAACTGTGGCCTCGTCCACTGCCACTCGTGCAGCTCCAAGAAGTCGCTGAAGGCTTCCCTGGCTCCTAATCCAGGGAAGCCTTACCGCGTCTGCGATTCTTGTTACTCCAAGCTGAGCAAAGCCTCGGAGGGTAGCGTGATGCCGCGTCTCTCCGGTGAGAATAAGGACAGGTTGGATAAAGCTGAGCTGAGGCTGGCTAGATCTGGAATACCGTCTTCGAAGATAGATTTGATCAAGCAGCTAGATAGCAGAGCAGCTAGACAAGGAGGAGGAAGGAAAGGAGGGGAGACTTTCTCTCTTGTCAGAACTTCTCAGACGCCTTTGTCACAGCTCAGGGATGCTTTGAGTAATGTGGCGGACTTGCGGCGTGTGCCGCCGAAACCTGCGGTGACTCCATCTGGTGGGAACTCTAGATCTGTGTCACCTTTCTCGAGGAGAACTAGTCCTACTCGTTCAGTCACTCCCATTCCTTCGATGGGTGGTCTTGGTTTCTCAGCTAGTAGTGTAACCGAGAGTTTGAAGAAGACTAATGAGCTTCTGAACCAGGAAGTGGTAAAATTACGTGCTCAG GCTGAGAGCTTGAGGCAGAGATGTGAGGTCCAAGAACTTGAAGTCCAGAAGTCTGTGAAGAAAGCACAAGAAGCAATGAAACTTGCATCAGAAGAAACCGCCAAATCAGAAGCTGCAAAAGAAGTTATAAAATCTCTCACAACACAG CTGAAGGATATAGTGAAGCTGCTACCACCCGGTGCTCACGAAGCAGAGATCACAAGAACAACTAATTTACTGAACGGGTTTCACTTTGCTAACGCAAAGGGACAGCAGCGTTCATCACGATCTGATTCAACGAGCGACACCTCCTCTCTTGCATCGCCTTTGACCCCTCCTCCCTCGCGTTCGATGAATGGACTCTGGAGAAGCTCTCAGTCGCCAAGAAACACAGATGCAAGCACGGGAAGAGATGAGCTTCAAAGCGACGGTGTTAGACACAGTAATGGTTTCTCAGAGGATGGTGACACTCGCAGGAACTCGAGAAGCTCGGTAGCAACTTCAAATGCTTCTCAAGTGGAGGCTGAGTGGATTGAACAGTATGAGCCTGGTGTTTATATCACACTACTGGCACTAGGAGATGGAACTAGAGATCTCAAACGTGTGCGCTTTAG CCGGAGAAGATTCAAGGAGCAACAAGCGGAGGCATGGTGGACAGAGAACCGAGAAAGAGTATATGAAAAGTATACCATTCGTGGTACGGATAGACCAAGTGTGCAATCACAGTTCCAGACATGA
- the LOC108828287 gene encoding probable polygalacturonase At1g80170: protein MNKLFIVSLLALLMVTSYRAAGETAYRELDILGELENLDVPQDDIDDDVNFFDFSLFTSQFSGKNLVNVDSFGAAGDGVSDDTQAFVSAWKIACSAPRSVLLVPQGRSYLVNATKFNGPCQESLIIQIDGTIVAPDDPSQWNPRFQRVWLEFSKLQGVVFQGNGVLDGSGTKWWAASCKKNKSNPCIGAPTALTIESSSNVYVRGLTIRNSQQMHLIIARSNTVRVSRVMVTSPGDSPNTDGIHITASTNVIVQDCKISTGDDCVSIVNASSRIKMKKIYCGPGHGISIGSLGRGNSTATVSAIVLDTAVLKNTTNGLRIKTWQGGNGYVKGVRFENVEMHDVANPIIIDQFYCDSPSTCQNQTSAVHITEIMYRNITGTTKSKNAIKFACSDAVPCSHIVLNNVNLEGNDGKVEAYCNSAEGFGYGVVHPSADCLDSHDDKSLDQTQYLSETVLVGEDALNAHDEL, encoded by the exons ATGAATAAGCTCTTCATTGTTTCTCTCTTGGCTCTGTTAATGGTAACCTCTTATCGAGCTGCAGGAGAAACAGCTTATAGAGAGCTTGACATTCTCGGAGAGCTTGAGAACCTCGACGTGCCTCAGGATGATATTGACGATGATGTGAACTTCTTTGATTTCTCTTTGTTTACAAGCCAATTTTCTGGTAAGAATCTGGTGAATGTAGATAGCTTCGGTGCAGCTGGAGATGGAGTTTCTGATGATACTCAG GCATTTGTAAGTGCATGGAAGATAGCCTGCTCTGCACCAAGATCCGTGTTATTGGTTCCACAAGGACGAAGCTATCTAGTAAATGCAACGAAATTCAATGGTCCATGTCAAGAAAGTTTGATTATTCAG ATTGATGGAACAATAGTGGCACCAGATGATCCCAGCCAATGGAACCCGAGATTCCAAAGGGTTTGGCTCGAGTTTTCCAAACTCCAAGGAGTTGTATTCCAAGGAAACGGAGTTCTTGATGGCTCAGGTACCAAATGGTGGGCTGCTTCTTGCAAGAAGAACAAATCAAAC CCTTGCATAGGTGCACCAACG GCACTAACTATAGAATCAAGTTCAAATGTGTATGTGAGAGGCCTAACAATCCGTAACAGCCAACAGATGCATTTGATCATAGCTCGGTCGAATACAGTTAGAGTCTCTAGAGTTATGGTCACATCTCCAGGAGACAGTCCAAACACTGATGGAATCCACATTACCGCATCAACTAATGTTATAGTCCAAGACTGCAAAATCAGCACAG GAGATGATTGCGTCTCAATTGTGAATGCAAGCTCTAGGATAAAGATGAAGAAAATCTACTGTGGACCAGGTCATGGAATCAG CATTGGAAGCCTTGGAAGAGGAAACTCTACAGCAACCGTATCAGCTATTGTGTTGGACACTGCGGTTTTAAAGAACACAACTAATGGTCTAAGAATCAAGACATGGCAG GGTGGTAATGGTTACGTAAAGGGTGTACGTTTTGAGAACGTAGAGATGCATGACGTTGCAAATCCAATTATAATCGATCAGTTCTACTGTGATTCACCATCAACTTGTCAAAACcag ACATCGGCAGTTCACATAACGGAGATAATGTACAGAAACATAACCGGAACCACAAAAAGCAAAAACGCCATCAAGTTTGCGTGCAGTGACGCAGTCCCTTGCAGCCACATTGTACTCAACAACGTCAACTTGGAAGGTAATGATGGAAAAGTTGAAGCGTATTGTAACTCAGCTGAAGGGTTCGGTTATGGAGTGGTTCATCCCTCTGCTGATTGTCTGGATTCACATGACGATAAGAGCTTGGACCAAACTCAGTATTTGTCGGAAACTGTTTTGGTCGGTGAAGATGCTCTAAATGCTCACGACGAGCTTTAA
- the LOC108824120 gene encoding phenolic glucoside malonyltransferase 2 produces the protein MTIQVVEVSRVTPAHDSDSANSLALPLTFFDIPWLVISPVKRVFFYSLTESESTREHFHSSILPKLKLSLSLALRSYLPLSGRIISDPKPTIIVSPNDAVSLTVAETDSDFSLLSGFGQRPAWELHTLIPELPLSDDDSSATVLSLQITLFPGQGFSIGVTAHHAVLDGKTSTMFVKAWAHFCKHENVVVLPETLIPSLDRSLVKDPTGLLHEQMIKLVRSLTDDGKIIASRNLSSSPAWERGDDGVFSTLVLSRGDVERLRERVKNESGQSQSQLLHLSTLVVAYAYVWTCLVRAQGGDAERHVSLLFVADFRERLDPPLPATYFGNCMFPAGCFDGKTAGDFAGEGGFVAAVEILSGLVKGLRSRKIETIAEEFKIGFDCVGVTSQLGSLSGSNRLGVYEADFGWGRPVKVDVVSIERNTISMAERRDESGGIELGLCMKKAELDVVLALFNSGLQN, from the coding sequence ATGACAATACAAGTCGTTGAGGTTTCCCGAGTCACCCCAGCTCATGACTCGGACTCGGCCAACTCGTTAGCACTACCGTTGACTTTCTTCGATATACCATGGCTAGTGATCAGCCCAGTCAAGCGAGTCTTCTTCTACAGTCTCACCGAGTCCGAGTCGACTCGTGAGCATTTCCACTCCTCCATCCTCCCTAAGCTCAAGCTCTCCCTCTCCCTTGCCCTCCGCAGCTACCTCCCTCTCTCAGGCCGCATCATCTCCGACCCAAAACCGACCATCATCGTCTCCCCAAACGACGCCGTTTCACTGACCGTCGCAGAAACCGACTCTgatttctctcttctctccggCTTCGGACAACGTCCAGCTTGGGAGTTACACACTCTCATCCCCGAGTTACCTCTTTCCGATGACGACTCCTCGGCCACGGTCTTATCCCTTCAGATCACCTTGTTCCCGGGCCAAGGATTCTCCATCGGCGTCACCGCACACCATGCCGTTTTAGACGGGAAAACGTCAACCATGTTCGTCAAAGCTTGGGCTCACTTTTGCAAACACGAAAACGTTGTCGTTCTACCGGAGACTCTAATTCCTTCTCTTGACCGGTCCTTGGTCAAAGATCCCACCGGACTCCTCCACGAGCAGATGATCAAGCTCGTGAGATCTCTCACCGACGACGGCAAAATCATCGCGAGCAGAAACCTGAGTTCTTCCCCCGCTTGGGAACGCGGAGACGACGGCGTCTTCTCCACGCTCGTGCTGTCGCGCGGCGACGTTGAGAGACTCCGGGAGCGAGTCAAGAACGAGTCGGGTCAGAGTCAGAGTCAGCTCCTCCACCTGTCGACTCTCGTCGTCGCCTACGCTTACGTGTGGACGTGCCTCGTGAGGGCGCAAGGAGGCGACGCGGAGAGGCACGTGAGTTTACTCTTCGTCGCCGACTTCAGGGAGCGGCTCGACCCGCCGCTCCCGGCGACTTACTTCGGGAACTGCATGTTTCCGGCGGGTTGCTTCGACGGGAAGACGGCGGGGGATTTCGCGGGAGAGGGAGGGTTCGTGGCGGCGGTGGAGATACTCAGCGGTTTGGTGAAAGGGCTGAGGTCGAGAAAGATAGAGACGATCGCGGAGGAGTTCAAGATTGGTTTTGATTGCGTGGGCGTGACGTCACAGTTGGGTTCGTTATCCGGGTCGAACCGGTTGGGCGTGTACGAGGCGGATTTTGGGTGGGGAAGACCGGTTAAGGTTGATGTTGTTTCGATCGAAAGAAACACGATTTCGATGGCGGAGAGACGTGACGAATCAGGTGGCATTGAACTCGGACTGTGCATGAAGAAGGCTGAACTGGACGTCGTCCTTGCTTTGTTCAACAGTGGTTTGCAAAACTAA
- the LOC108824523 gene encoding uncharacterized protein LOC108824523 — MGQDYSYSQPSSSSNSVDITSLIEAEAQLYADEAESSHFNAEPLQYQPQPECDDGIPRTCYCGAEPVVGYSTTRKDPYRRYFTCNNAEDGDCHVWKWWDVAVIEEMRDIQWELRELKGALNESEQKVVILEKTVTEFTKKKPGVKLMVSTLVLIGLVLLILLGILGKASKNSGGPHLFLK, encoded by the exons ATGGGGCAAGATTACAGTTACAGCCAgccatcttcatcatcaaactCTGTAGACATAACCTCCCTTATTGAAGCAGAAGCTCAGCTGTACGCGGATGAAGCTGAGAGTAGCCACTTCAATGCAGAGCCGCTTCAGTACCAACCGCAACCAGAGTGTGATGATGGAATCCCTAGAACCTGCTACTGTGGTGCGGAGCCAGTTGTCGGCTACTCTACAACTCGTAAAGACCCATACAGACGTTACTTCACGTGCAACAATGCTGAAGATGGTGACTGCCACGTTTGGAAATGGTGGGACGTGGCAGTGATAGAGGAGATGAGGGACATTCAGTGGGAGCTTAGGGAGCTTAAGGGTGCACTTAACGAGAGTGAGCAGAAGGTTGTTATCCTCGAGAAGACAGTAACCGAGTTTACAAAGAAGAAACCAGGAGTGAAGCTAATGGTCTCTACCTTAGTTTTAATAGGGTTGGTGTTACTTATTCTACTTG GAATATTAGGGAAGGCTTCAAAGAACAGTGGCGGACCTCACTTGTTTCTGAAATGA
- the LOC108824350 gene encoding phenolic glucoside malonyltransferase 2-like → MTIQVVEVSRVTPAPGSANSLTIPLTFFDLPWLVFNPVTRLFFYELSESSSREHFHSFIVPKLSLSLSHVLRDYLPLSGRITWDPNEPKPSIVVSRNDAVSLTVAETDADFYLLSSYGLRPASELHTLLPELPVSEDSATALSLQVTLFPGRGFSIGVAAHHAVLDGKTSTMFIKAWAHLCKQENGGAVVSLPETLTPSLDRSLIKDPTGRLDEEMVKIVRSLKRDETNSGSRSLSPIPAWVSGDDVVFATLVLSRGDVERLRERVKNGSQLHLSTFVISYAYIWTCLVKARGGNMERPVSFLFVGDFRERLDPPLPSTYFGNCMFPAGSYNSYTAADFEGEGGFVTAVEILSGLVRGLSSKKIETVAEEFKISFDCLGVTSQFGSLAGSNRLGVYESDFGWGRPVKVDVVSIEGERLSMAETRDESGGIEIGMCMKKADLDIVLTLFNSGLLD, encoded by the coding sequence ATGACAATACAAGTCGTCGAGGTTTCCCGAGTCACCCCGGCTCCTGGCTCTGCTAACTCGCTCACAATCCCGTTGACTTTCTTCGATCTACCGTGGCTAGTGTTCAACCCAGTCACGCGACTCTTTTTCTACGAGCTCTCCGAGTCGTCGTCTCGCGAGCATTTCCACTCCTTCATCGTCCCTAagctctccctctccctctcccacGTCCTCCGAGACTACCTCCCTCTCTCCGGCCGCATCACATGGGACCCAAACGAGCCCAAACCTAGCATCGTCGTCTCTCGAAACGACGCCGTCTCCTTGACCGTCGCTGAAACTGACGCTGACTTCTATCTTCTCTCCAGCTATGGACTACGTCCAGCTTCCGAGTTGCACACCTTACTTCCCGAGCTACCTGTCTCCGAGGACTCAGCCACTGCCCTGTCTCTTCAAGTCACGTTGTTCCCGGGCCGAGGATTCTCCATCGGCGTCGCCGCACACCATGCCGTTTTAGACGGAAAAACGTCAACCATGTTCATCAAAGCTTGGGCTCACCTTTGCAAACAAGAAAACGGAGGAGCCGTTGTCTCATTACCGGAGACTCTAACTCCGTCTCTTGACCGGTCGTTGATCAAAGATCCAACGGGAAGACTCGACGAGGAGATGGTCAAGATCGTGAGGTCTCTGAAACGAGACGAAACCAACTCGGGGAGCAGAAGCCTGAGCCCTATCCCCGCATGGGTAAGCGGAGACGACGTCGTCTTCGCCACGCTCGTGCTGTCACGCGGCGACGTGGAGAGACTCCGGGAGCGAGTCAAGAACGGGAGCCAGCTCCATCTGTCGACGTTCGTCATCTCCTACGCTTACATATGGACGTGCCTCGTGAAGGCGCGTGGAGGAAACATGGAGAGACCCGTGAGTTTCCTCTTCGTTGGAGATTTCAGAGAGCGGCTCGACCCGCCTCTCCCCTCGACGTACTTCGGGAACTGCATGTTTCCGGCGGGTAGCTACAACAGCTACACGGCGGCGGATTTTGAGGGAGAGGGAGGGTTCGTGACGGCGGTGGAGATCCTCAGCGGTTTGGTGAGAGGGTTGAGTTCGAAAAAGATAGAGACGGTAGCTGAAGAGTTCAAGATTAGTTTTGATTGCTTGGGCGTGACGTCACAGTTCGGGTCGTTAGCCGGGTCGAACCGGTTGGGTGTGTACGAGTCGGATTTCGGGTGGGGAAGACCGGTTAAGGTTGATGTTGTGTCCATTGAAGGAGAGAGACTGTCAATGGCAGAGACACGTGATGAATCAGGTGGCATCGAGATCGGAATGTGCATGAAGAAGGCTGACTTGGACATTGTCCTTACTTTGTTCAACAGTGGTTTACTAGACTAA